From a region of the Paenibacillus segetis genome:
- a CDS encoding glucosaminidase domain-containing protein — translation MQDYVLSNKEIVRLKHYIEHKHQSLDPKLRVAILSDAVHRIIESRLPSFSDELKQQVRHELLLKNRDSLVIQVDDVLQHCMSLDLSQEELLSSLAEWICSKSTLPVQEEAVRDILLRWSQDSSSTVSLQALEREWDLQDRIALEEIAVTSEPMIHYGNTSWPNRRITIAVVSFFAVLLAILLIKYPVEQESSVPVPLIEPIQRPQPTLKEIQSVGGIPSGFKYVAIDTKRLKQYLLERDSMLAEESYLSAIVEASKKYDIHPLLLFAITGQEQGFVPKDHKKAEEIANNPFNVFGSWESYNTTIDVSANIAAKTVVNVMGRRPGSIHPIKWLNLTYAEDPNWWEGVTWFFDDMKQKIEDESFEWP, via the coding sequence ATGCAAGATTATGTGTTATCTAATAAAGAAATTGTTCGTCTAAAGCATTATATCGAGCATAAGCACCAGAGCCTTGATCCGAAACTGCGTGTTGCTATTCTATCCGATGCGGTGCATCGGATTATTGAAAGCCGTTTACCATCTTTTTCAGATGAGCTGAAACAACAGGTTCGTCACGAGCTACTCTTGAAGAATAGAGACTCTCTAGTAATTCAGGTGGATGATGTGCTTCAGCATTGTATGTCTTTGGATTTAAGTCAGGAGGAGCTATTATCGTCTTTAGCTGAGTGGATTTGCAGTAAATCGACTTTACCTGTGCAGGAAGAGGCGGTTCGGGATATTCTTCTTAGGTGGTCACAGGATTCCAGCTCTACCGTCTCTCTTCAAGCGTTGGAGAGGGAATGGGATCTACAGGATCGGATTGCTTTGGAGGAAATAGCGGTAACAAGTGAACCCATGATTCATTACGGAAACACAAGTTGGCCTAATCGAAGAATAACGATTGCGGTTGTAAGTTTTTTTGCGGTTCTACTTGCGATCCTGCTGATCAAATATCCAGTAGAACAGGAGTCCTCAGTCCCTGTACCATTAATAGAGCCGATCCAAAGGCCGCAACCCACATTGAAGGAAATACAATCTGTAGGTGGTATACCTTCGGGTTTCAAATATGTTGCTATAGATACAAAGCGCTTAAAGCAATATCTGCTCGAACGTGATTCCATGTTAGCTGAGGAATCGTATTTGTCAGCGATCGTGGAGGCTAGCAAGAAATATGATATCCATCCCCTTCTGTTGTTTGCTATTACGGGACAAGAACAGGGATTTGTTCCCAAAGATCATAAAAAGGCAGAAGAAATCGCCAATAATCCTTTTAACGTGTTTGGTAGCTGGGAGAGCTACAATACGACAATTGATGTGTCAGCTAATATCGCTGCGAAGACCGTAGTCAATGTAATGGGGCGACGCCCAGGTTCGATTCACCCGATCAAATGGTTAAATCTAACCTATGCTGAGGACCCCAATTGGTGGGAGGGTGTTACCTGGTTTTTTGATGATATGAAACAGAAGATTGAGGATGAATCTTTCGAGTGGCCTTGA
- a CDS encoding YojF family protein: MQLISQSEVQRRIDLFKDQDLYIHLEMTTGAYAAHRDSSKHPAATFITNSTVKYSHGSISGNEGPYRVGLKMQHGWIYSEGLTHYEESETDRLILAGHDSQGKLVVSLQLSREPF, from the coding sequence ATGCAACTCATCAGTCAATCGGAAGTGCAACGTAGAATCGACTTATTTAAAGATCAGGACTTATATATCCATCTTGAAATGACAACGGGAGCATACGCCGCCCATAGAGATAGCTCCAAACATCCGGCAGCAACTTTTATTACTAACTCAACGGTTAAGTATTCCCACGGTTCCATTTCTGGAAACGAAGGACCATACCGGGTTGGCTTAAAAATGCAGCATGGTTGGATATATTCGGAAGGGCTAACTCATTATGAAGAGAGTGAGACGGATCGATTGATCTTGGCAGGACATGACAGTCAGGGTAAACTCGTCGTTTCCTTGCAACTTAGTCGGGAGCCTTTTTAA
- the bshB2 gene encoding bacillithiol biosynthesis deacetylase BshB2, with translation MEQQILVVLPHPDDEAFGASGTLAKHVQNGAKVTYACLTLGEMGRNMGVPPFANRVTLPQIRKKELEEACQAIGIQDLRLLGYHDKTIEFEDQDQLDAVIDGLLKELQPSLVITFYPGYSVHPDHDATGAAVIRTIGRLPSEQRPVVHCMAFSNNHEQFIGKPDVVMDTKDFLHTKLASIRAHRSQFQAPELLGNKKDVEKELQKQFGTERFWTYRFE, from the coding sequence ATGGAACAACAAATTCTTGTTGTGCTTCCGCACCCAGATGATGAGGCTTTTGGTGCTTCAGGAACACTAGCCAAACATGTGCAGAACGGAGCTAAGGTTACTTATGCTTGCTTGACTTTGGGTGAAATGGGCCGAAACATGGGCGTTCCACCTTTTGCTAATCGGGTAACACTTCCACAAATACGCAAGAAGGAACTGGAGGAGGCTTGCCAAGCTATTGGAATCCAGGATTTGCGATTACTTGGTTATCACGATAAGACGATTGAATTCGAGGACCAGGATCAATTGGATGCTGTGATTGATGGGCTATTGAAAGAGCTTCAACCTTCACTTGTGATTACGTTCTACCCAGGTTACAGTGTGCATCCTGATCATGACGCTACTGGGGCCGCTGTGATTCGAACCATCGGAAGATTACCAAGCGAACAAAGACCTGTAGTCCACTGTATGGCATTTTCCAATAATCATGAGCAATTCATTGGAAAACCGGATGTCGTAATGGATACTAAAGACTTCTTGCATACAAAGCTAGCATCGATTCGGGCGCATCGTTCCCAATTCCAAGCACCGGAACTACTAGGTAACAAGAAGGACGTAGAAAAAGAGCTCCAAAAGCAATTTGGAACGGAACGATTC